One window of the Triticum dicoccoides isolate Atlit2015 ecotype Zavitan chromosome 3B, WEW_v2.0, whole genome shotgun sequence genome contains the following:
- the LOC119277311 gene encoding psbP domain-containing protein 6, chloroplastic-like — MASSSSVFSPLLRPTLRLPVASVTTRSSVPHAVSVDNAAAATQPAPLAVVSHRRELVVGTALGALFSATTLPVGAREVEAGKYLPPAPSSPGFVFFKATTKDTPALRAGNVEPYEFILPPTWKQLRVANILSGNYCQPKCAEPWVEVKFEDERQGKVQVVASPLIRLTNRPNATIEDIGSPEKLIASLGPFVTGNTLEPEEIIETSVEKIGDLTYYSYVLETPLALTGSHNLAKATAKGSTVVLFVASASDKQWQSSQKILKAMVDSFQI; from the exons ATGGCTTCTTCCTCCTCCGTCTTCTCCCCGCTCCTGCGGCCTACACTCCGGCTGCCGGTCGCGTCGGTAACCACGCGCTCCTCTGTTCCCCACGCTGTGTCGGTGGACAACGCGGCCGCTGCCACGCAGCCGGCGCCGCTCGCGGTTGTCAGTCACAGGAGGGAGCTGGTGGTGGGAACAGCACTCGGCGCGCTGTTCTCGGCGACAACGTTGCCCGTAGGGGCGCGCGAGGTCGAGGCCGGCAAGTACCTGCCGCCGGCGCCATCCAGCCCGGGCTTCGTGTTCTTCAAGGCCACCACCAAGGACACCCCTGCCCTCCGGGCTG GCAATGTAGAACCTTACGAGTTCATCCTACCGCCCACCTGGAAGCAGCTGCGAGTGGCCAACATACTGTCCGGCAACTACTGCCAGCCCAAGTGCGCGGAGCCATGGGTGGAGGTGAAATTCGAGGACGAGAGGCAGGGCAAAGTGCAGGTGGTGGCCTCGCCGCTCATCCGCCTGACCAACCGGCCGAACGCCACCATCGAGGACATCGGCAGCCCCGAGAAGCTGATCGCCTCCCTGGGGCCCTTCGTCACCGGCAACACCTTGGAACCCGAGGAGATCATCGAGACCTCTGTCGAGAAGATCGGCGACCTAACT TACTACAGCTATGTGCTGGAGACTCCACTGGCACTGACGGGTTCCCACAATCTGGCCAAGGCCACGGCCAAGGGGAGCACGGTGGTGCTCTTCGTCGCGAGCGCCAGCGACAAGCAGTGGCAGTCGTCGCAAAAGATCCTGAAGGCTATGGTAGATTCATTCCAAATATGA
- the LOC119277312 gene encoding uncharacterized protein LOC119277312 isoform X2, with translation MAPAALSAPVLRVSPRSAGTTATAAPAGGVRFGQTACLHSGHSAQAVLGSNALLLRPVGQRRRSALRSSVDDSKATDDKVEFGYSRKDVLLIGVGVTLLGYGLKSGLEFLGVDPLQAGNVVQLFIVLGMTVGWISSYMIRVANKDMTYATQLRNYEKQVMEKRLESLSEAELQVLLEQVEEEKERLPPTRRDQGITINRKMEDQTTAN, from the exons ATGGCGCCTGCAGCCCTGTCCGCCCCGGTCCTTCGCGTCTCTCCCCGCTCGGCCGGGACTACGGCCACCGCCGCGCCCGCCGGCGGTGTCCGCTTCGGCCAGACGGCCTGCCTGCACTCCGGCCACTCTG CCCAAGCTGTGCTGGGATCGAACGCGCTGCTGCTGAGGCCCGTGGGGCAGAGGAGGCGGTCGGCGCTGAGAAGCAGCGTGGATGACTCCAAAGCCACGGATGACAAG GTGGAGTTCGGGTACTCGAGGAAAGACGTGCTGCTGATCGGCGTCGGCGTCACCCTCCTGGGCTACGGCCTCAAGTCCGGCCTCGAG TTCCTCGGCGTCGACCCCCTGCAAGCCGGCAACGTGGTCCAGCTGTTCATCGTGCTCGGGATGACGGTGGGGTGGATCTCCTCCTACATGATCCGGGTGGCCAACAAGGACATGACCTACGCCACGCAGCTCAGGAACTACGAGAAGCAAGTCATGGAG AAACGGCTGGAGAGCCTGTCGGAGGCGGAGCTGCAGGTGCTGCTGGAGCaggtggaggaggagaaggaacGCCTGCCGCCGACGAGGAGGGATCAGGGTATCACCATCAACAGGAAGATGGAGGATCAGACCACTGCCAACTAA
- the LOC119277312 gene encoding uncharacterized protein LOC119277312 isoform X1, translating into MAPAALSAPVLRVSPRSAGTTATAAPAGGVRFGQTACLHSGHSEAQAVLGSNALLLRPVGQRRRSALRSSVDDSKATDDKVEFGYSRKDVLLIGVGVTLLGYGLKSGLEFLGVDPLQAGNVVQLFIVLGMTVGWISSYMIRVANKDMTYATQLRNYEKQVMEKRLESLSEAELQVLLEQVEEEKERLPPTRRDQGITINRKMEDQTTAN; encoded by the exons ATGGCGCCTGCAGCCCTGTCCGCCCCGGTCCTTCGCGTCTCTCCCCGCTCGGCCGGGACTACGGCCACCGCCGCGCCCGCCGGCGGTGTCCGCTTCGGCCAGACGGCCTGCCTGCACTCCGGCCACTCTG AAGCCCAAGCTGTGCTGGGATCGAACGCGCTGCTGCTGAGGCCCGTGGGGCAGAGGAGGCGGTCGGCGCTGAGAAGCAGCGTGGATGACTCCAAAGCCACGGATGACAAG GTGGAGTTCGGGTACTCGAGGAAAGACGTGCTGCTGATCGGCGTCGGCGTCACCCTCCTGGGCTACGGCCTCAAGTCCGGCCTCGAG TTCCTCGGCGTCGACCCCCTGCAAGCCGGCAACGTGGTCCAGCTGTTCATCGTGCTCGGGATGACGGTGGGGTGGATCTCCTCCTACATGATCCGGGTGGCCAACAAGGACATGACCTACGCCACGCAGCTCAGGAACTACGAGAAGCAAGTCATGGAG AAACGGCTGGAGAGCCTGTCGGAGGCGGAGCTGCAGGTGCTGCTGGAGCaggtggaggaggagaaggaacGCCTGCCGCCGACGAGGAGGGATCAGGGTATCACCATCAACAGGAAGATGGAGGATCAGACCACTGCCAACTAA